A single Kribbella aluminosa DNA region contains:
- the mptB gene encoding polyprenol phosphomannose-dependent alpha 1,6 mannosyltransferase MptB, whose protein sequence is MRSPIVRGVVGSVVVALASLVTSVVPQSSWVASVPLRHSLPGRMVGLTFMVAGLGLMAWAWLTVGRRVMAGERLPLLRMTAYWSVPLLLAPPLFSRDAWSYAAQGALVAEGYNPYDVGPGVLSGHIVEAVDPMWMQTPAPYGPLPLAYGGLVAHLTMNPYQLMLAHRLLAVLGIVLIAWAVPRLATACRVDPAFATWLVVLNPMLITHGIGAAHNDILMLGLACSAFALALTGRWGTAAVVAGAAAAVKLPGGLVAIAIAAVMSPLAGRLHRFASLVIAGAVSVLTLVTVGALTGVGSGWLGALDVPGLVRSPFSIANLVGMAASGVLGWLGEDTAAAQALQIVRLIGMVAALGLIAWLSLRSSIHYAARAVGVALLAVVVLGPSAHDWYFLWCLPFLAVARPGRRLTTTITAVSLIFTIAAPLNSSLRGATIPILTTTALVIAIALPLLNHLRTLQPARKVPVTTT, encoded by the coding sequence ATGCGCTCGCCGATCGTCCGTGGGGTCGTCGGCTCTGTCGTAGTTGCTCTCGCCAGCCTGGTGACGTCGGTGGTGCCACAGTCGTCGTGGGTCGCCTCGGTCCCGCTGCGTCACTCCCTGCCCGGGCGGATGGTCGGGTTGACGTTCATGGTGGCCGGGCTCGGGCTGATGGCCTGGGCCTGGCTCACCGTCGGCCGGCGGGTCATGGCCGGCGAGCGGCTCCCCCTGCTCCGGATGACGGCGTACTGGAGCGTCCCGCTGCTCCTGGCGCCGCCGCTGTTCAGCCGCGACGCCTGGAGCTACGCGGCCCAGGGCGCGCTGGTAGCGGAGGGCTACAACCCGTACGACGTAGGACCCGGCGTACTGTCCGGCCACATCGTCGAGGCCGTCGACCCGATGTGGATGCAGACCCCTGCACCGTACGGTCCCCTGCCGCTCGCGTACGGCGGCCTGGTCGCCCACCTGACCATGAACCCGTACCAGCTGATGCTGGCGCACCGCCTGCTCGCAGTACTCGGCATTGTCCTCATCGCCTGGGCCGTACCGCGACTTGCGACCGCCTGCCGGGTCGACCCGGCCTTTGCGACCTGGCTGGTCGTACTGAACCCCATGCTGATCACCCACGGCATCGGCGCCGCTCACAACGACATCCTGATGCTGGGGCTGGCCTGTAGCGCGTTCGCACTCGCACTGACGGGCCGTTGGGGTACGGCGGCTGTCGTGGCCGGTGCTGCCGCCGCGGTGAAGCTCCCGGGCGGGCTGGTCGCAATAGCGATCGCTGCGGTGATGAGCCCGCTGGCAGGGCGGCTGCACCGGTTCGCCAGCCTCGTGATCGCGGGCGCCGTGTCGGTGCTGACACTCGTCACCGTCGGGGCCCTGACCGGTGTGGGCTCCGGCTGGCTCGGTGCGCTCGACGTACCCGGGCTGGTTCGTTCTCCGTTCTCCATCGCCAACCTGGTCGGTATGGCGGCGTCCGGCGTACTCGGCTGGCTGGGCGAGGACACTGCCGCCGCACAGGCACTACAGATCGTGCGGCTGATCGGTATGGTCGCCGCACTCGGCCTGATCGCGTGGCTGAGCCTCAGGTCGTCCATCCACTACGCAGCGCGGGCTGTCGGAGTGGCCCTGCTCGCGGTTGTCGTACTGGGCCCAAGCGCGCACGACTGGTACTTCCTGTGGTGCCTGCCGTTCCTGGCCGTCGCACGGCCCGGCCGACGGCTGACCACGACCATCACCGCGGTCAGCCTGATCTTCACGATCGCCGCCCCGCTCAACTCGTCACTGCGCGGCGCGACCATCCCGATCCTGACGACGACCGCCCTGGTGATCGCGATCGCCCTGCCGCTGCTCAACCACCTCCGCACGCTGCAACCGGCGCGGAAGGTACCCGTCACAACTACTTGA
- a CDS encoding ABC transporter permease has protein sequence MIVLRETWIVFHRAMRLSLRNPMWSILMLSQPLMYLFLFGPLLKPITAQISQGHATNAYQVFIPGLIVQLGMFGAMFVGFGLIAEYRAGVIEADRVTPASRIALMAGRVLRDVVVLVAQSVLLLVAALPLGLRAPWGGVLLSLVIVALLGATFASLSYSVALITKSEDALAPLLNGIAMPLLLLSGILLPMQIGPKWLQRLSDISPLKHVVNGVRALFRGDISSSASLWGLFWVVLLTIIGLAVGARTFRKESA, from the coding sequence ATGATCGTCCTCCGTGAGACCTGGATCGTCTTCCACCGGGCCATGCGGCTGTCGCTGCGGAACCCGATGTGGTCGATCCTGATGCTCAGCCAGCCGTTGATGTACCTGTTCCTGTTCGGCCCGCTGCTGAAGCCGATCACCGCGCAGATCAGCCAGGGCCACGCGACCAACGCGTACCAGGTGTTCATTCCCGGTCTGATCGTGCAGCTCGGAATGTTCGGCGCGATGTTCGTCGGGTTCGGCCTGATCGCGGAGTACCGGGCCGGCGTGATCGAGGCGGACCGGGTCACGCCGGCGTCCCGGATCGCGCTGATGGCCGGGCGGGTGCTGCGGGACGTCGTGGTGCTGGTCGCGCAGTCCGTACTGCTGCTGGTCGCCGCACTCCCCCTCGGCCTGCGGGCGCCGTGGGGCGGCGTACTGCTGTCGCTGGTGATCGTCGCACTGCTCGGCGCGACCTTCGCCTCGCTGTCGTACTCGGTCGCGCTCATCACCAAGAGCGAGGACGCGCTCGCCCCGCTGCTGAACGGGATCGCCATGCCGCTCCTGCTGCTGTCCGGCATCCTGCTGCCGATGCAGATCGGCCCGAAGTGGCTGCAGCGGTTGTCCGACATCAGCCCGCTGAAGCACGTCGTGAACGGCGTCCGCGCCCTGTTCCGCGGCGACATCAGCAGCTCGGCGTCGCTGTGGGGCCTGTTCTGGGTGGTCCTGCTGACGATCATCGGACTGGCTGTCGGCGCAAGAACCTTCCGGAAGGAATCTGCCTAG
- a CDS encoding ABC transporter ATP-binding protein translates to MMIEARGLVRTFKTKRGAVQAVQGVDLDVADGEIVGFLGPNGAGKTTTMRMLATLITPTSGTATVAGCDLAKDPVGVRRGIGYVPQSGSTLPEAVAGDEVVDHARLYGVPKAKAAADGQRLFEELDLPGLWRRQCKTLSGGQRRRLDIVMGLIHDPKLIFLDEPTTGLDPQARANLWEHIRGLRDRGATIFLTTHYLDEADALCDRILVIDHGRIVGSGTPENLKQQVSGDAVRLSLAEPAQAPAVTKIVEQLDGATEVETEDEVVGFRIPRGGSVLPGLLRSIDAQGIELHGVEVHRPTLDDVFLTMTGRSLRDEDSTPVAEKETAA, encoded by the coding sequence ATGATGATCGAAGCGCGCGGGCTGGTGCGGACATTCAAGACGAAGCGGGGGGCGGTGCAGGCCGTCCAAGGGGTCGACCTGGATGTGGCCGACGGGGAGATCGTCGGTTTTCTCGGGCCCAACGGGGCCGGCAAGACGACGACGATGCGGATGCTGGCGACGCTGATCACCCCGACCAGCGGGACCGCGACGGTGGCCGGGTGCGACCTCGCGAAGGACCCGGTCGGCGTACGGCGCGGGATCGGGTACGTCCCGCAGAGCGGCTCCACGCTGCCGGAGGCGGTGGCCGGCGACGAGGTGGTCGACCACGCCCGGCTGTACGGCGTACCGAAGGCGAAGGCGGCCGCGGACGGGCAGCGGCTGTTCGAGGAGCTCGACCTGCCGGGGCTGTGGCGGCGGCAGTGCAAGACCCTGTCCGGCGGCCAGCGGCGCCGGCTGGACATCGTGATGGGCCTGATCCACGACCCGAAGCTGATCTTCCTGGACGAGCCGACCACCGGTCTCGACCCGCAGGCGCGGGCGAACCTCTGGGAGCACATTCGCGGTCTCCGCGACCGCGGCGCGACGATCTTCCTGACCACGCACTACCTGGACGAGGCGGACGCGCTCTGCGACCGGATCCTGGTCATCGACCACGGCAGGATCGTCGGGTCCGGTACGCCGGAGAACCTCAAGCAGCAGGTCTCCGGTGACGCGGTCCGGCTGAGCCTGGCCGAGCCGGCGCAGGCGCCCGCGGTGACCAAGATCGTCGAGCAGCTGGACGGCGCGACCGAGGTCGAGACCGAGGACGAGGTGGTCGGGTTCCGGATCCCGCGCGGCGGTTCGGTGCTGCCCGGGCTGCTCCGCTCGATCGATGCCCAGGGCATCGAACTGCACGGCGTCGAGGTGCACCGGCCGACGCTCGACGACGTGTTCCTGACCATGACCGGACGTTCCCTCCGCGACGAGGACAGCACGCCGGTAGCTGAGAAGGAGACCGCAGCATGA
- a CDS encoding PadR family transcriptional regulator, with product MSTTRLLLLGVVRIFQPAYGYQLRRELLTWNVQDWANINPGSIYTGLRTLAKHGYLQELEQDGAHRPGRTSYKLTADGDTEYFSLLRGMLWTVDGFHPDKMQATISFIWSLRRDEVIAALEARITQLESWLRSEPFSERAILEDPATPNHVVEMFRITTARDNGELLWTREFLDRILNGAYAFAGEPADWAPYPGMITHWGEIPAPPSP from the coding sequence ATGTCCACCACCCGGTTGTTGCTGCTCGGCGTCGTGCGGATCTTCCAGCCCGCGTACGGGTACCAGCTGCGCCGCGAGCTGCTGACGTGGAACGTGCAGGACTGGGCGAACATCAACCCCGGCTCGATCTACACCGGCCTGCGGACGCTCGCCAAGCACGGGTACCTGCAGGAGCTCGAGCAGGACGGCGCGCACCGGCCCGGGCGGACGTCGTACAAGCTGACCGCGGACGGCGACACGGAGTACTTCTCGCTGTTGCGCGGCATGCTCTGGACGGTCGACGGGTTCCACCCGGACAAGATGCAGGCCACGATCAGCTTCATCTGGTCGCTGCGCCGCGACGAGGTGATCGCCGCGCTGGAGGCGCGGATCACCCAGCTGGAGTCGTGGCTGAGGTCCGAGCCGTTCTCCGAGCGCGCCATCCTCGAGGATCCGGCGACACCGAACCACGTGGTCGAGATGTTCCGGATCACCACCGCCCGGGACAACGGCGAGTTGCTCTGGACCCGCGAGTTCCTGGACCGGATCCTGAACGGCGCCTACGCGTTCGCCGGCGAGCCCGCCGACTGGGCGCCGTACCCCGGCATGATCACCCACTGGGGCGAGATCCCCGCGCCGCCCTCCCCCTGA
- a CDS encoding GNAT family N-acetyltransferase, with product MDVRVTSDPQAFERTVLPFLQQDPVLHTIVMSNVHERASGTARPEDEPSYFVSAHDSGHDPDVVGVAMRTPGRGVYVGALREDLAEPIAEAYAGVLPELKGVAGDRPAALRFGRRWCELRGGTATETRGTRLHKLIEFTPLEADSGAARPMRADDVGLVAAWGDGFAAEVTDEIAADHHEWAERQLTERTLWIWEAAGRPVSMVGYHSALFGVCRVGPVYTPPEHRRHGYAGALTSHVTANILATGNQACLYTDLANPTSNKIYHQAGYRPVADFVDLEFTA from the coding sequence ATGGATGTCCGCGTGACGAGCGATCCGCAGGCTTTCGAGCGGACGGTTCTCCCTTTCCTGCAACAGGATCCGGTGCTGCACACGATCGTGATGAGCAACGTCCACGAACGCGCGTCCGGTACGGCGCGGCCCGAGGACGAGCCGTCGTACTTCGTGTCCGCACACGATTCCGGGCACGACCCGGACGTCGTCGGCGTCGCGATGCGGACGCCCGGGCGTGGGGTGTACGTCGGCGCGCTGCGGGAGGACCTCGCGGAGCCGATCGCCGAGGCGTACGCCGGCGTACTGCCTGAGCTCAAGGGTGTCGCGGGCGATCGGCCGGCGGCGCTCCGCTTCGGGCGGCGCTGGTGCGAGCTCCGCGGCGGTACGGCGACCGAGACGCGAGGGACCCGGCTTCACAAGCTGATCGAGTTCACCCCTCTCGAGGCAGACTCCGGCGCTGCCCGGCCAATGCGCGCGGATGACGTCGGTCTGGTCGCCGCCTGGGGTGACGGCTTCGCCGCTGAAGTCACGGACGAGATTGCGGCCGACCACCACGAGTGGGCCGAGCGGCAGCTCACAGAGCGGACGCTGTGGATCTGGGAGGCCGCCGGGCGGCCGGTGAGCATGGTGGGCTACCACTCGGCCCTGTTCGGCGTCTGCCGCGTCGGCCCCGTGTACACCCCGCCGGAGCACCGCCGCCACGGCTACGCCGGCGCCCTGACCAGCCACGTCACCGCCAACATCCTTGCCACCGGCAACCAGGCCTGCCTCTACACCGACCTGGCCAACCCGACCTCCAACAAGATCTACCACCAGGCCGGCTACCGCCCGGTCGCGGACTTCGTCGACCTGGAGTTCACCGCATGA
- a CDS encoding MBL fold metallo-hydrolase, translating into MKLTKFAHACVRLEKDGKTLLVDPGSFSEDAAFEKADAILVTHEHQDHLDVDRVAALDVPVYTNAGVAAQLTALGDRVHVVAGGQSFDAAGFSVSAYGKDHAVILPEWGVPCENIGFLIDDAVYHPGDSFTRPDRAVHTNLVPISGPWFALPPAVEYARTIKSDQLVGIHDGLLSPIGLSMFSRFLNSDERPYLGLAPGESTEIN; encoded by the coding sequence GTGAAGCTCACGAAGTTCGCGCATGCCTGTGTTCGGTTGGAGAAGGACGGGAAGACGCTGCTCGTCGACCCGGGGTCGTTCAGCGAGGACGCCGCCTTCGAGAAGGCGGACGCGATCCTGGTCACCCACGAGCACCAGGACCACCTCGACGTCGACCGGGTCGCCGCGCTCGACGTACCGGTCTACACGAACGCCGGTGTCGCGGCGCAGCTGACCGCGCTGGGCGACCGGGTGCACGTGGTCGCGGGCGGCCAGTCGTTCGACGCGGCCGGGTTCTCGGTCAGCGCCTACGGCAAGGACCACGCGGTGATCCTGCCCGAGTGGGGCGTGCCCTGCGAGAACATCGGCTTCCTGATCGACGACGCGGTCTACCACCCGGGCGACTCGTTCACCCGGCCCGACCGCGCCGTACACACGAACCTGGTGCCGATCTCCGGCCCGTGGTTCGCCCTCCCGCCGGCCGTCGAGTACGCCCGGACGATCAAGTCCGACCAGCTGGTGGGCATCCACGACGGCCTGCTCAGCCCGATCGGCCTGAGCATGTTCAGCCGCTTCCTCAACTCCGACGAACGCCCTTACCTCGGCCTCGCCCCGGGCGAGTCCACCGAGATCAACTGA
- a CDS encoding isochorismate synthase: MSASPGSRAALATRGPAPQLVVRSQPVDGVSAHLLDHLPDEGGLAWVRRGDGHVGWGVAARLDVAGSNRFEQAARWWQELVGAAVVRDEIGVPGSGLLCFGSFGFTDSDPGELVVPEVIVGRRAGTTWVTTISPASSLGAPPELQVHEPSPVYDVTFADGARTGTAWSSIVADAVRRITAGDLDKVVLARDLIAIAEQPIDLRWPLHRLATAYPNCWTFSVDGLIGATPELLVRREKGLITSRVLAGTIRRTGDDAHDLALAASLARSSKDLEEHEFAVRSVADALEPHCSSMNVPETPFVLHLPNVMHLATDVAGVANNGASALGLAAALHPSAAVCGTPTPVARDLIGEIEGMQRGRFSGPVGWLDAAGDGEWCIALRCGQADSDDARRMRLFAGAGIVAGSNPDAELAETNAKLVPMRDALGDL, translated from the coding sequence GTGAGTGCATCTCCAGGTAGCCGTGCGGCCCTCGCGACCCGAGGCCCCGCACCGCAGTTGGTGGTTCGCAGTCAACCGGTGGACGGCGTGTCGGCGCACCTGCTCGACCATCTGCCGGACGAGGGCGGACTCGCGTGGGTACGGCGGGGCGACGGCCACGTCGGCTGGGGCGTCGCCGCCCGGCTGGACGTTGCCGGTAGCAACCGCTTCGAGCAGGCCGCACGCTGGTGGCAGGAGCTCGTCGGGGCCGCGGTGGTCCGCGACGAGATCGGCGTACCGGGCTCCGGGCTGCTCTGTTTCGGGTCCTTCGGCTTCACCGACTCCGATCCGGGTGAGCTGGTGGTCCCCGAGGTGATCGTCGGCCGCCGGGCCGGCACCACCTGGGTGACGACGATCTCGCCGGCCAGTTCGCTGGGCGCGCCGCCGGAGCTGCAGGTGCACGAGCCGTCGCCGGTGTACGACGTGACGTTCGCCGACGGCGCCCGGACCGGGACCGCCTGGTCGAGCATCGTCGCCGACGCGGTCCGCCGGATCACCGCGGGCGACCTGGACAAGGTGGTGCTTGCCCGCGACCTGATCGCGATCGCCGAGCAGCCGATCGACCTGCGCTGGCCGCTGCACCGGCTCGCGACGGCGTACCCGAACTGCTGGACGTTCTCCGTCGACGGCCTGATCGGCGCCACTCCCGAGCTGCTGGTCCGCCGGGAGAAGGGCCTGATCACGTCCCGCGTGCTGGCCGGGACGATCCGCCGTACCGGGGACGACGCGCACGACCTGGCCCTGGCCGCGTCGCTGGCGCGGTCGTCGAAGGACCTCGAGGAGCACGAGTTCGCGGTCCGCTCGGTCGCCGACGCGCTCGAGCCGCACTGCTCGTCGATGAACGTCCCGGAGACCCCGTTCGTGCTGCACCTGCCGAACGTGATGCACCTGGCCACCGACGTCGCCGGCGTCGCGAACAACGGCGCCTCCGCGCTCGGCCTGGCCGCCGCCCTGCACCCGTCCGCGGCGGTCTGCGGTACGCCGACGCCGGTCGCGCGGGACCTGATCGGCGAGATCGAGGGCATGCAGCGCGGCCGGTTCAGCGGACCGGTCGGCTGGCTGGACGCGGCCGGCGACGGCGAGTGGTGCATCGCGCTGCGCTGCGGTCAGGCCGACTCCGACGATGCCCGCCGGATGCGGCTGTTCGCCGGCGCCGGCATCGTCGCGGGGTCGAACCCGGACGCCGAACTGGCCGAGACGAACGCCAAGCTGGTACCGATGCGAGACGCCCTAGGAGACCTGTGA
- a CDS encoding demethylmenaquinone methyltransferase, with protein sequence MTRADLTKQPHDVAAMFDNVAEGYDRTNAVATMGLEKLYWRPATLAEIAPRKGLKILDLAAGTGASSVNLRESGAEVVSCDFSVGMLTVGKRRHPELDLIAGDALRLPFADESFDVVTISWALRNVNDVPLALREMLRVTRPGGRLVVLEQSHPTWKPFRVVYLEYMMRAVPAVAKVVSTNPEAYEYLAESTRAWLPQEPLARAIEDAGWSRVQWRNLTGGLVAIHRAVRPQLGK encoded by the coding sequence GTGACGCGCGCAGATCTCACCAAACAGCCGCACGACGTGGCAGCCATGTTCGACAACGTGGCCGAGGGGTACGACCGGACGAACGCGGTCGCGACGATGGGGCTGGAGAAGCTGTACTGGCGGCCCGCGACGCTGGCCGAGATCGCGCCGCGGAAGGGGCTGAAGATCCTCGACCTGGCGGCCGGTACCGGCGCGTCCAGCGTCAACCTGCGCGAGTCCGGCGCCGAGGTGGTGTCCTGCGACTTCTCGGTCGGCATGCTCACGGTCGGCAAACGCCGGCACCCGGAGCTGGACCTGATCGCCGGCGACGCGCTCCGGCTGCCGTTCGCGGACGAGTCCTTCGACGTGGTGACGATCTCCTGGGCGCTGCGGAACGTGAACGACGTACCGCTGGCGCTCCGCGAGATGCTCCGCGTCACCCGGCCCGGTGGGCGGCTGGTGGTCCTCGAGCAGTCGCACCCGACCTGGAAGCCGTTCCGGGTCGTGTACCTGGAGTACATGATGCGCGCGGTGCCCGCGGTCGCGAAGGTGGTCTCGACGAACCCCGAGGCGTACGAGTACCTGGCCGAGTCGACCCGGGCCTGGCTGCCGCAGGAGCCGCTGGCCCGGGCGATCGAGGACGCCGGCTGGAGCAGGGTGCAGTGGCGCAACCTGACCGGCGGACTGGTCGCGATCCACCGGGCCGTACGGCCGCAGCTGGGAAAATGA
- a CDS encoding geranylgeranyl reductase family protein produces the protein MSQSVPSGQQAETADVIVVGAGPAGSSAAYHLANAGLDVLLLEKTAFPREKVCGDGLTPRGTKQIINMGIDISEEAGWIRNYGLRIQGAGHQLQLDWPDLASHPNYGLTRNRMDFDEMLARQAEKAGARLRERTNVTGPILDARDNIVGVTAKPVDDNGRRAGDDVEFRAPLVMAADGNSSRLSIAMGIHKRDDRPMGVAVRTYFTSPRTHDDYLESWLELWADDPKQPGGRVLLPGYGWIFGMGDGTVNVGLGILNTSDAFGKVDYADLLKQWLKVTPDEWQFRDEYQTIPIRGAALPMGFNRQPHYTRGLMLLGDAGGMVNPFNGEGIPYAMESGSFAAEVAAQALHRQPNQRERALSAYPKALKQEYGGYYTLGRIFVKLIGNPEVMRLCTKYGLPRTTLMKFTLKLLANLTDPRDGDVMDKIINGLTKLAPAA, from the coding sequence ATGAGCCAGAGCGTGCCGAGCGGGCAGCAGGCGGAGACCGCCGATGTGATCGTCGTCGGTGCCGGACCCGCCGGATCGTCGGCGGCGTACCACCTGGCGAACGCCGGCCTCGACGTGCTGCTGCTGGAGAAGACCGCGTTCCCGCGGGAGAAGGTCTGTGGCGACGGGCTCACCCCGCGCGGCACCAAGCAGATCATCAACATGGGCATCGACATCTCCGAAGAGGCCGGCTGGATCCGCAACTACGGCCTCCGGATCCAGGGCGCCGGGCACCAGTTGCAGCTCGACTGGCCGGATCTGGCCAGCCACCCGAACTACGGCCTGACCCGGAACCGGATGGACTTCGACGAGATGCTCGCCCGGCAGGCCGAGAAGGCCGGGGCGCGGCTGCGCGAGCGGACCAACGTGACCGGCCCGATCCTGGACGCCCGGGACAACATCGTCGGCGTGACCGCGAAGCCGGTCGACGACAACGGCCGGCGGGCCGGTGACGACGTCGAGTTCCGGGCGCCGCTGGTGATGGCGGCCGACGGCAACTCGTCCCGGCTGAGCATCGCGATGGGCATCCACAAGCGCGACGACCGCCCGATGGGGGTCGCCGTCCGGACGTACTTCACCAGCCCGCGGACGCACGACGACTACCTCGAGTCCTGGCTGGAGCTGTGGGCCGACGACCCGAAGCAGCCCGGCGGCCGGGTGCTGCTGCCCGGGTACGGCTGGATCTTCGGGATGGGCGACGGCACCGTGAACGTCGGCCTCGGCATCCTGAACACCTCCGACGCGTTCGGCAAGGTCGACTACGCCGACCTGCTGAAGCAGTGGCTGAAGGTGACGCCGGACGAGTGGCAGTTCCGGGACGAGTACCAGACCATCCCGATCCGCGGCGCCGCGCTGCCGATGGGCTTCAACCGGCAGCCGCACTACACCCGCGGCCTGATGCTGCTCGGCGACGCCGGCGGCATGGTCAACCCGTTCAACGGCGAGGGCATCCCGTACGCGATGGAGTCCGGGTCGTTCGCCGCCGAGGTCGCCGCCCAGGCCCTGCACCGGCAGCCGAACCAGCGGGAGCGCGCGTTGTCGGCGTACCCGAAGGCGCTGAAGCAGGAGTACGGCGGTTACTACACGCTCGGCCGGATCTTCGTGAAGCTGATCGGAAATCCGGAGGTGATGCGGCTCTGCACCAAGTACGGTCTGCCGCGCACCACCTTGATGAAGTTCACCCTGAAGTTGCTTGCCAACCTCACCGACCCGCGGGACGGCGACGTGATGGACAAGATCATCAACGGGCTCACCAAGCTGGCTCCCGCCGCCTGA
- a CDS encoding NADH-quinone oxidoreductase subunit A, with protein sequence MHPYTPILALGVLALLFVAGSITVSALVGPKRYNRARLDSYECGIEPTPQPVGGGRFPVKYYITAMLFIVFDIEIIFLYPWAVAFDQMALFGLVEMVIFIVTVFVAYAYVWRRGGLEWD encoded by the coding sequence ATGCACCCCTACACACCGATTCTTGCTCTTGGTGTGCTCGCGCTGCTCTTCGTGGCGGGCAGCATCACCGTGAGTGCGCTGGTCGGCCCGAAGCGGTACAACCGGGCCAGGCTGGACTCGTACGAGTGCGGCATCGAACCGACCCCGCAGCCGGTCGGCGGTGGCCGCTTCCCGGTGAAGTACTACATCACCGCGATGCTGTTCATCGTGTTCGACATCGAGATCATCTTCCTCTACCCGTGGGCGGTCGCCTTCGACCAGATGGCGCTCTTCGGGCTGGTCGAGATGGTCATCTTCATCGTCACCGTCTTCGTCGCGTACGCCTACGTGTGGCGCCGCGGCGGACTGGAGTGGGACTGA
- a CDS encoding NuoB/complex I 20 kDa subunit family protein gives MGLEEQLPAGVLLSTVEGLLGYMRKASLWPATFGLACCAIEMMTTGAPRYDAARFGMEVFRASPRQADLMIVAGRVSQKMAPVLRQIYDQMPGPKWVLAMGVCASSGGMFNNYAIVQGVDHVVPVDMYLPGCPPRPEMLLDAFLKIHDQIQHMKLGAHKKALQTEQEAAALTAAPTIEMKGLLR, from the coding sequence ATGGGTCTTGAGGAACAGCTTCCGGCAGGCGTCCTGCTGAGCACGGTCGAAGGACTGCTCGGCTACATGCGCAAGGCCTCGTTGTGGCCGGCAACCTTCGGGCTGGCCTGCTGCGCCATCGAGATGATGACCACCGGCGCACCGCGGTACGACGCGGCCCGGTTCGGTATGGAGGTCTTCCGGGCGTCGCCGCGGCAGGCCGACCTGATGATCGTGGCCGGCCGGGTGAGCCAGAAGATGGCCCCGGTACTGCGCCAGATCTACGACCAGATGCCCGGCCCGAAGTGGGTGCTGGCGATGGGCGTCTGCGCGTCGTCGGGCGGCATGTTCAACAACTACGCGATCGTGCAGGGCGTGGACCACGTGGTCCCGGTCGACATGTACCTGCCCGGCTGCCCGCCGCGGCCGGAGATGCTGCTGGACGCGTTCCTGAAGATCCACGACCAGATCCAGCACATGAAGCTCGGCGCGCACAAGAAGGCGCTGCAGACCGAGCAGGAGGCCGCGGCCCTGACCGCCGCCCCGACGATCGAGATGAAGGGGCTGCTCCGGTGA
- a CDS encoding NADH-quinone oxidoreductase subunit C has translation MSESENLPATPEASAPEVIEQREGMFGVQGTGDTSGFGGLKRTVVLPGATPKPYGSWFDGAVDRLEGLTSAGAIEKVVVDRGELTLHIKRENLVEVCQQLRDDEALRFEFCSGVSGVHYPHETGRELHAVYHFLSITHNRRIRLEVSAPEGDPHIPSVVPVYPANDWHERETWDMFGIIFDGHPALTRVLMPDDWPGHPQRKDYPLGGIDVEYKGAVIPPPDTRRSYN, from the coding sequence GTGAGTGAGTCCGAGAACCTGCCCGCGACACCGGAGGCTTCGGCGCCGGAGGTCATCGAGCAGCGCGAGGGCATGTTCGGTGTCCAGGGCACCGGTGACACGTCCGGGTTCGGCGGCCTGAAGCGCACCGTCGTACTGCCCGGCGCCACTCCGAAGCCGTACGGCTCCTGGTTCGACGGTGCGGTGGACCGGCTCGAGGGCCTGACCAGCGCGGGCGCGATCGAGAAGGTCGTCGTCGACCGCGGCGAGCTGACGCTGCACATCAAGCGCGAGAACCTCGTCGAGGTGTGCCAGCAGCTCCGCGACGACGAGGCGCTGCGGTTCGAGTTCTGCTCCGGGGTCAGCGGGGTGCACTACCCGCACGAGACCGGCCGTGAGCTGCACGCCGTCTACCACTTCCTGTCGATCACCCACAACCGCCGGATCCGGCTGGAGGTGTCGGCGCCCGAAGGCGATCCGCACATCCCGTCGGTCGTCCCGGTCTACCCGGCCAACGACTGGCACGAGCGGGAGACCTGGGACATGTTCGGCATCATCTTCGACGGGCACCCGGCGCTGACCCGGGTCCTGATGCCCGACGACTGGCCGGGGCACCCGCAGCGCAAGGACTACCCGCTCGGCGGTATCGACGTCGAGTACAAGGGCGCTGTCATCCCACCGCCCGACACGCGGAGGTCTTACAACTGA